In one Kitasatospora cineracea genomic region, the following are encoded:
- a CDS encoding ornithine carbamoyltransferase: MTARHLISLDDLTDDDLRWITARGASYSAGLVPPTGPLEGEVVGVYFRRTSTRTRTAFSSGALRLGAKIIAFGPDDLQLNTGETTEDTGQVFSRMLDVLVARTSGDPAELRGWAGQDRMSVVNAMSADEHPTQALTDLTTLLRQFGRIDGLRVLYVGEGNNTAAALALALSRFPGTVLELRTPPGYGLSPEVRERAARSAARSGAEVTELHHMDGRRGGFDAVYTSRWQTTGTSKPDPGWRAVFAPFTVTPELWRDSPDAVFMHDLPAHRGEEVAAEVLDGPRSIAFDQAANKMYSAMAVLEWCRSGTAGTAARNRTGEAVAQ, translated from the coding sequence ATGACCGCACGCCACCTCATCTCGCTGGACGACCTGACCGACGACGACCTGCGCTGGATCACCGCCCGGGGCGCCTCCTACTCCGCGGGCCTGGTCCCGCCCACCGGCCCGCTCGAGGGCGAGGTGGTCGGCGTGTACTTCCGCCGCACCTCGACCCGCACCCGGACCGCGTTCTCCTCCGGCGCGCTGCGGCTGGGCGCCAAGATCATCGCCTTCGGCCCCGACGACCTGCAGCTCAACACCGGCGAGACCACCGAGGACACCGGCCAGGTGTTCTCCCGGATGCTCGACGTCCTGGTCGCCCGCACCAGCGGCGACCCGGCCGAGCTGCGCGGCTGGGCCGGCCAGGACCGGATGTCCGTGGTCAACGCGATGAGCGCCGACGAGCACCCCACCCAGGCGCTCACCGACCTCACCACCCTGCTGCGGCAGTTCGGCCGGATCGACGGCCTGCGGGTGCTGTACGTCGGCGAGGGCAACAACACCGCGGCCGCTCTCGCCCTGGCGCTGTCCCGCTTCCCCGGCACCGTCCTGGAACTGCGCACCCCGCCCGGCTACGGCCTGAGCCCGGAGGTCCGGGAGCGGGCGGCCCGCTCGGCGGCCCGCTCCGGCGCCGAGGTCACCGAACTGCACCACATGGACGGCCGGCGGGGCGGCTTCGACGCCGTCTACACCTCGCGCTGGCAGACCACCGGCACCAGCAAGCCCGACCCCGGCTGGCGGGCGGTGTTCGCGCCGTTCACCGTCACCCCGGAGCTGTGGCGGGACAGCCCGGACGCGGTGTTCATGCACGACCTGCCCGCCCACCGCGGCGAGGAGGTCGCCGCCGAGGTGCTGGACGGGCCGCGGTCGATCGCCTTCGACCAGGCCGCCAACAAGATGTACAGCGCGATGGCCGTGCTCGAGTGGTGCCGCAGCGGCACCGCCGGGACCGCCGCGCGGAACCGGACCGGAGAGGCAGTGGCGCAGTGA
- a CDS encoding TauD/TfdA family dioxygenase, producing the protein MNADLNWRPLEIGPSDVGAAATAEGLLAHLRDHGDLEDLLVKEKAVVFRGFGVAPGELDGALDLLLPNRLAYVHGNSPRTKVGKNVYTSTEYPQEYTISMHNEMSYAHQWPARLAFYCEVAPATGGATPVVDGVRWLEALDDEVREAFAGGVRYTQNLHDGYGLGKSWQQTFETDDRGAVEEFLAGAEAGWEWKADGTLRITQLRRATTRHPVDGTEVWFNQADQWHAAGLGDETAATLARILPPEDLPQSVTFADGSPIPAEWVLQIRDRGLDSAVDVDWNAGDLLLIDNVMVGHGRRPFTGSRRVLVAMSNSAADAARAEQLRTAVDAA; encoded by the coding sequence ATGAACGCGGATCTGAACTGGCGGCCGCTGGAGATCGGACCGTCCGACGTCGGCGCCGCCGCGACGGCCGAGGGCCTGCTCGCCCACCTGCGCGACCACGGCGACCTGGAGGACCTGCTGGTCAAGGAGAAGGCCGTGGTGTTCCGCGGCTTCGGCGTGGCGCCCGGCGAGCTCGACGGCGCCCTCGACCTGCTGCTGCCCAACCGGCTCGCCTACGTGCACGGCAACTCGCCGCGCACCAAGGTCGGCAAGAACGTGTACACCTCCACGGAGTACCCGCAGGAGTACACCATCTCGATGCACAACGAGATGTCGTACGCCCACCAGTGGCCCGCCCGCCTGGCGTTCTACTGCGAGGTCGCCCCGGCCACCGGCGGCGCCACCCCCGTGGTGGACGGCGTGCGCTGGCTGGAGGCGCTCGACGACGAGGTCCGCGAGGCCTTCGCGGGCGGCGTCCGCTACACCCAGAACCTGCACGACGGCTACGGCCTCGGCAAGAGCTGGCAGCAGACCTTCGAGACCGACGACCGCGGCGCCGTCGAGGAGTTCCTCGCGGGCGCCGAGGCCGGCTGGGAGTGGAAGGCCGACGGCACCCTGCGGATCACCCAGCTGCGCCGCGCCACCACCCGGCACCCGGTCGACGGCACCGAGGTCTGGTTCAACCAGGCCGACCAGTGGCACGCGGCCGGCCTCGGCGACGAGACCGCCGCCACCCTGGCCCGGATCCTCCCGCCGGAGGACCTGCCGCAGTCGGTGACCTTCGCCGACGGCTCGCCGATCCCCGCCGAGTGGGTGCTGCAGATCCGCGACCGCGGCCTCGACTCGGCCGTCGACGTCGACTGGAACGCCGGCGACCTGCTGCTGATCGACAACGTCATGGTCGGCCACGGCCGCCGCCCGTTCACCGGCAGCCGCCGCGTCCTGGTGGCGATGAGCAACAGCGCCGCCGACGCCGCCCGCGCCGAGCAGCTGCGGACGGCGGTGGACGCGGCATGA
- a CDS encoding TauD/TfdA family dioxygenase encodes MTTTQAPAQALLPHLVEHRPGGPDLIATITARRAELRRRLLVDGALLLRGFPVGGVAGFEDAVRALSGEPLRYAERSSPRSTIAGNVYTSTDYPPDEEIFLHNENSYQASWPRLLYFYCDVPAETQGATPLADVREVHRLVDPQVRAEFERRGWQAVRNFHPGFGVPWSSVFNTGDRAAVDAYCAERGIRTEWTGEDGLRTVARREAVHTHPETGERVWFNHITFFHHSTLAPDVAEGLLELFGEDGLPSNTYYGDGAPIPREVTDHLRDCYRKASRRFDYRQDDILVVDNMLAAHGREPFTGPRRIAVAMTDLYDPAAATGGPGD; translated from the coding sequence ATGACCACCACCCAGGCCCCGGCACAGGCCCTGCTGCCGCACCTGGTGGAGCACCGGCCCGGCGGCCCCGACCTGATCGCCACGATCACCGCCCGGCGGGCCGAACTGCGCCGCCGGCTGCTGGTCGACGGCGCGCTGCTGCTGCGCGGCTTCCCGGTCGGCGGCGTCGCGGGCTTCGAGGACGCCGTCCGGGCGCTGTCCGGCGAACCGCTCAGGTACGCCGAGCGCTCCTCGCCGCGCTCCACCATCGCGGGCAACGTCTACACCTCGACCGACTACCCGCCGGACGAGGAGATCTTCCTCCACAACGAGAACTCCTACCAGGCCAGTTGGCCGCGCCTGCTGTACTTCTACTGCGACGTCCCGGCCGAGACGCAGGGCGCCACCCCGCTGGCCGACGTCCGCGAGGTGCACCGGCTGGTCGACCCGCAGGTGCGCGCCGAGTTCGAGCGCCGCGGCTGGCAGGCCGTCCGCAACTTCCACCCCGGCTTCGGGGTCCCGTGGAGCTCCGTCTTCAACACCGGGGACCGCGCCGCCGTCGACGCCTACTGCGCCGAGCGCGGCATCCGCACCGAGTGGACCGGCGAGGACGGGCTGCGCACCGTCGCCCGCCGGGAGGCCGTGCACACCCACCCGGAGACCGGCGAGCGGGTCTGGTTCAACCACATCACCTTCTTCCACCACAGCACGCTCGCCCCCGACGTCGCCGAAGGGCTGCTGGAGCTGTTCGGCGAGGACGGCCTGCCCAGCAACACCTACTACGGCGACGGCGCGCCGATCCCCCGCGAGGTCACCGACCACCTGCGGGACTGCTACCGCAAGGCGTCCCGGCGCTTCGACTACCGGCAGGACGACATCCTGGTGGTCGACAACATGCTCGCCGCCCACGGCCGCGAGCCGTTCACCGGCCCGCGCCGGATCGCCGTGGCGATGACCGACCTGTACGACCCGGCCGCCGCCACCGGCGGGCCGGGCGACTGA
- a CDS encoding MFS transporter, with the protein MLKEPAVEEQTAPAPADAAEAVEAAEAPVEVEEAAEPVPPLKRNRDFRLLWLGAGVSQFGGRLSAVAYPMLMVWHGHSVTQAGLVAFAAQLPNLTVQLPAGVLVDRFDRRRLMIACDLAALVAMAALVTSLVLGAVWVPLVMAAAFVEGSAAIFYRLAERAAVRNVVHPDHLSAALSQNESRGHAAGLLGNPVSSALFTVLPWLPFALSGLGRIGAYLGLVAIRTEFQQPRRPDRPRDLRAEIAEGFNWLRGQRFMRAAVALVAGTNVLFQIMGLTLVVTVQRAGGSPAVLGAIGVVSGLGGVLGALSGSWWMKRFSPAAIMTVSFALWAVLMASVAFTANPFALAGLYAGMSGVGAAMNVTAGVYQARICPDELQGRAASFAVLASSGANSLGALSAGFLLAALGPAHTALGAGAVMALIVLLALASPAVRSGREVIG; encoded by the coding sequence ATGCTCAAGGAACCCGCGGTCGAGGAGCAGACCGCCCCGGCCCCCGCCGACGCCGCCGAGGCCGTCGAGGCGGCCGAGGCTCCGGTCGAGGTCGAGGAGGCCGCCGAGCCGGTGCCGCCGCTCAAGCGCAACCGGGACTTCCGGCTGCTGTGGCTGGGCGCGGGCGTCTCGCAGTTCGGCGGCCGGCTGAGCGCCGTCGCCTACCCGATGCTGATGGTGTGGCACGGCCACTCGGTCACCCAGGCCGGACTGGTCGCGTTCGCCGCCCAACTCCCCAACCTGACGGTGCAGTTGCCCGCCGGGGTGCTGGTCGACCGGTTCGACCGGCGGCGGCTGATGATCGCCTGCGACCTGGCCGCGCTGGTGGCGATGGCCGCGCTGGTGACCTCGCTGGTGCTCGGCGCGGTGTGGGTGCCGCTGGTGATGGCGGCGGCGTTCGTGGAGGGCAGCGCGGCGATCTTCTACCGGCTGGCCGAGCGGGCGGCGGTGCGCAACGTGGTGCACCCGGACCACCTGTCGGCGGCGCTGTCGCAGAACGAGTCGCGCGGCCACGCGGCCGGGCTGCTCGGCAACCCGGTCTCCAGCGCGCTGTTCACCGTGCTGCCGTGGCTGCCGTTCGCGCTGTCCGGCCTCGGCCGGATCGGGGCCTACCTGGGGTTGGTGGCGATCCGCACCGAGTTCCAGCAGCCGCGCCGCCCGGACCGCCCGCGCGACCTGCGGGCGGAGATCGCCGAGGGCTTCAACTGGCTGCGCGGGCAGCGCTTCATGCGGGCCGCGGTCGCGCTGGTCGCCGGGACGAACGTGCTGTTCCAGATCATGGGCCTGACCCTGGTGGTCACCGTGCAGCGGGCCGGCGGCTCGCCGGCCGTGCTGGGGGCGATCGGCGTGGTCTCCGGGCTCGGCGGGGTGCTGGGCGCGCTGTCCGGCTCGTGGTGGATGAAGCGCTTCTCGCCCGCCGCGATCATGACGGTGTCCTTCGCGCTGTGGGCGGTGCTGATGGCCTCCGTCGCGTTCACCGCCAACCCGTTCGCGCTGGCCGGCCTGTACGCCGGGATGAGCGGCGTGGGCGCGGCGATGAACGTCACCGCGGGCGTCTACCAGGCCCGGATCTGCCCGGACGAGCTACAGGGCCGGGCGGCCAGCTTCGCCGTCCTGGCGTCCTCCGGCGCCAACTCGCTGGGCGCGCTGTCGGCGGGCTTCCTGCTGGCCGCGCTCGGCCCGGCGCACACCGCGCTCGGCGCGGGCGCCGTGATGGCGCTGATCGTACTGCTCGCGCTGGCCAGCCCGGCGGTCCGCAGCGGCCGGGAGGTGATCGGGTAG